Proteins from one Podospora pseudocomata strain CBS 415.72m chromosome 4, whole genome shotgun sequence genomic window:
- a CDS encoding hypothetical protein (EggNog:ENOG503PV4D), with amino-acid sequence MKQASPCQILSMPTTQGKAEATVPHLLDAFLIPEGFNPKATALLPGSWSTLEPEMAQAIEDELKKHGVTPALCKVSVCTPKEREILEKRREDFFLPLTPALEMVFREPVKLGDSTRCHGCRMGQASFFEALKRCAQCGRAWYHSRGCQRAYWIVHKETCGAPAATASPAAVPPPKLDAHDYYTTKAPNDPEARDLMKSLCLEDDSKRGGIGLPLYRLIITGQDTPEKIRPLFGPNYGTSLEEQHEEVRLQCLLEPPPGSPAHVMITKMNMNDSCLVRVLRPATDDEEGKIAEVRGLQALIQGRVGVGNRPSVADMQAILKIYGEDWPGMLLSYSLAVRTMDQRRFG; translated from the exons ATGAAGCAGGCCAGCCCGTGTCAAATACTTTCAATGCCAACAACACAAGGGAAAGCTGAAGCGACGGTTCCCCATCTATTGGACGCATTTCTCATACCCGAGGGATTCAACCCTAAAGCTACGGCCCTCTTACCTGGCTCATGGTCCACCTTGGAACCCGAGATGGCGCAGGCGATCGAAGATGAGCTGAAGAAGCACGGCGTGACACCGGCGCTTTGCAAAGTGAGCGTCTGCACCCCGAAAGAGCGGGAGATCTTGGAGAAGCGCCGAGAGGATTTCTTTCTCCCGCTCACTCCGGCGTTGGAGATGGTTTTTCGAGAGCCGGTTAAACTGGGCGATTCTACAAGGTGTCATGGCTGCCGGATGGGTCAGGCGTCTTTTTTCGAAGCGCTCAAACGGTGTGCGCAGTGCGGCCGGGCATGGTATCACTCGAGAGGGTGCCAGAGGGCGTACTGGATAGTGCACAAGGAAACATGTGGCGCACCTGCTGCCACCGCTTCACCTGCTGccgtccctcctccaaagcTCGACGCCCATGACTATTACACTACAAAGGCGCCTAACGACCCGGAGGCCCGAGATTTGATGAAATCACTTTGTCTTGAAGACGATTCAAAACGTGGTGGAATAGG CCTGCCTCTATACCGCCTCATTATCACAGGTCAGGACACGCCAGAAAAGATACGGCCCCTATTTGGTCCAAACTATGGAACCAGCCTGGAGGAGCAACATGAAGAAGTCCGTCTGCAGTGCCTACTCGAGCCGCCCCCTGGATCTCCAGCGCACGTTATGATTACCAAGATGAATATGAATGATTCTTGTCTTGTTCGAGTTTTGCGACCGGCgaccgatgacgaggaggggaagattgCTGAAGTCAGAGGGTTGCAGGCTTTGATTCAGGGTAgggtgggtgttgggaaCCGCCCTTCGGTAGCGGATATGCAGGCTATTCTCAAGATTTATGGTGAGGACTGGCCTGGGATGTTGCTGAGTTATAGTTTGGCGGTAAGAACCATGGACCAGAGGCGTTTTGGTTAG
- a CDS encoding hypothetical protein (EggNog:ENOG503NY2Q): protein MSSLLHHLRNRLGYRMVAQENRASPSDNNRGDSDDGRHLQDESLLQNDFRSFYAGALVFNTASFILPALYGTLSKLWVANIDRSMVVTTDVYTYIGVLAEVLNEGLPRAAWVIIGDKSSRSLAARLSLAHTLILFQTILGLIMSLALLGGASTFAKGFVPIEVRGASLTYIRLSAFSALSSALETAVASATRTLDKPDVPLVISSAKFGINIILDLLLISTFHVGSHTPTVNMQAGIQLACNMAAAICGLVYFLWRTSWPQYKAQERIAPSVRALAVLIRPGILTLIESAVRNALYLWLVSNIVSMGSTYATAWGVFNTIRWGLVMVPVQSLEATALAFVGHRWGAWRREIGTTTRRPGKVAFKPVIFRVVKPALTSFGLAMLVEIPLAIFLSIWGAGSFAKYLSASDEVAEVTAYMWRTIDWCYIFYAASTQLATVLLATRPKWYLYQSLVSNLLYVLPWAIVCQVKELDEGNAWTYHSFVFGGSLVFSFLDVLVVDGLWLCTLMTGRARLEVFRE, encoded by the exons ATGTCATcccttctccatcatctccggAATCGACTGGGTTACAGAATGGTAGCCCAAGAAAATCGGGCCTCGCCCTCGGACAACAACCGCGGAGACAGTGACGAcggccgccatcttcaagatgAATCACTGCTTCAGAACGACTTTCGAAGTTTTTACGCTGGTGCACTGGTTTTCAACACAGCGTCGTTCATTCTTCCTGCTCTTTACGGCACACTTTCCAAACTATGGGTCGCCAACATCGACCGCAGCATGGTTGTCACAACCGATGTGTATACATACATTGGAGTTCTTGCCGAGGTGCTCAATGAAGGGCTACCGCGAGCTGCTTG GGTCATCATTGGGGACAAATCTTCTCGCTCTCTTGCCGCCCGACTCTCACTCGCGcacaccctcatcctcttccagaCTATTCTCGGCCTGATCATGAGTCTCGCCCTCCTCGGTGGTGCCTCCACCTTTGCCAAGGGCTTCGTTCCAATCGAAGTTCGCGGCGCCAGCCTCACGTACATCCGTCTCAGCGCCTTTTCTGCCCTCAGCTCGGCTCTCGAGACAGCTGTTGCATCTGCCACGCGCACCCTAGACAAGCCCGATGTTCCGTTGGTCATCAGCAGTGCCAAGTttggcatcaacatcatttTGGACCTTCTCCTCATTTCAACTTTTCACGTTGGCAGCCACACACCGACCGTGAACATGCAGGCCGGCATTCAGCTGGCGTGCAACATGGCTGCCGCGATTTGTGGCTTGGTCTATTTTCTCTGGAGGACCAGCTGGCCACAATACAAGGCGCAGGAAAGGATAGCGCCAAGCGTGAGGGCACTGGCTGTTCTCATCCGTCCAGGCATTCTCACGCTTATTGAGTCTGCCGTCAGAAATGCGCTCTACCTCTGGTTGGTAAGTAATATTGTGTCCATGGGGTCTACCTACGCCACTGCTTGGGGCGTGTTCAATACCATTCGATGGGGTCTTGTCATGGTACCAGTTCAGTCTCTGGAAGCCACAGCTCTCGCCTTTGTTGGTCACCGGTGGGGTGCGTGGAGACGAGAGATTGGGACAACGACACGCAGACCTGGAAAAGTGGCATTTAAGCCTGTAATATTCAGGGTTGTGAAGCCAGCCCTGACATCCTTTGGGCTGGCTATGCTCGTGGAGATCCCGCTGGCGATTTTCCTCTCCATCTGGGGTGCTGGGTCATTTGCAAAGTATTTGAGTGCTTCAGACGAGGTTGCAGAGGTGACGGCGTACATGTGGCGCACGATAGACTGGTGCTACATCTTTTATGCAGCGTCTACTCAACTGGCCACTGTTTTGCTTGCTACAAGGCCCAAGTGGTACTTGTACCAGAGTCTTGTTAGCAACCTTTTGTATGTCTTACCTTGGGCTATTGTATGTCAagtcaaggagctggatgaaGGCAATGCTTGGACGTACCACAGTTTTGTGTTTGGCGGTAGTCTAGTGTTTAGCTTCCttgatgttttggttgttgatggcctcTGGCTTTGCACCCTGATGACGGgaagggcgaggttggaggtgtttAGGGAGTGA
- a CDS encoding hypothetical protein (EggNog:ENOG503PGJN), with amino-acid sequence MRCSGCCIALFATVSVVANFLLLLTCVSPNVKDLALYRVNVTRLAEDLHSQVLKKTEDTSPKDLLHPNLPTYWLWGISGICDDYPDKAVCRRRFLPTQDILTLVEHSLTSGTDDGTQDETISKVLTTWNSTLTHLNSPEQHDRATKFAAISKAGVAIIIVVIILDILLLGPSLWWPSSKKRLPRVFYLISAVYGMIAIGAGIVMAVALPHGFHVAVIARETGVMTLINLFVGAGIRLVTSLIGCCFSCWDPDSSGPSRLPEWSRRGGVGQRPVVRRRVRSEMTLAKQVVRHEEKSVRSETPESDRVEDKEGSRLRPRKPLGDQGTYNEKIGYLGEKCIFDLFSLHNLPNWSGETNWTSSLRSLQKVFEDFPIHQEKHHADFTYHDTMGAMREALRQEGVRVSPSWSNNTKYHIEVKTTEGRCWAPMKVSVNQTRLMENYEGDANNVYILVRVFDVRGRHVGLRWFPEPRRRENLKFEGPKEGYYEVTTKNIYV; translated from the exons ATGAGGTGTTCTGGATGCTGTATCGCGCTTTTTGCTACTG TGAGTGTGGTTGCCAACTTTCTGCTTTTGCTCACTTGTGTCTCTCCCAACGTCAAAGACCTCGCCCTTTATCGCGTCAACGTCACCCGTCTGGCCGAGGACCTGCACAGTCAGGTGCTGAAGAAAACAGAAGATACCTCGCCGAaagatcttcttcacccaaATTTACCAACTTATTGGTTGTGGGGGATATCAGGCATCTGCGACGACTATCCCGACAAAGCAGTTTGTCGACGGAGGTTCTTGCCAACGCAAGATATTCTGACACTTGTCGAGCACTCCTTGACAAGCGGAACTGATGATGGCACCCAAGATGAAACCATCAGCAAGGTCTTGACGACATGGAACAGCAcactcacccacctcaaCTCCCCTGAACAGCATGATAGGGCAACAAAATTTGCCGCTATATCCAAAGCTGGggtcgccatcatcatcgtcgtcatcatcttggATATCTTGCTGCTTGGTCCATCGCTTTGGTGGCCTTCGAGCAAAAAGCGTCTGCCCCGTGTTTTCTATCTCATCTCCGCTGTCTACGGGATGATAGCGATAGGAGCGGGGATTGTGATGGCGGTCGCGTTGCCTCATGGTTTTCACGTGGCGGTCATCGCAAGAGAAACTGGGGTGATGaccctcatcaacctgtTTGTCGGCGCCGGAATAAGGCTTGTTACAAGTCTCATTGGCTGCTGTTTTTCCTGTTGGGACCCAGACAGTTCAGGTCCGTCGAGACTGCCAGAGTGGTCAAGGcgagggggagttgggcaACGGCCGGTAGTGCGACGAAGGGTTAGATCCGAGATGACTCTTGCCAAGCAAGTTGTACGCCACGAGGAGAAAAGTGTCAGGTCGGAGACACCCGAGAGTGACCGAGTCGAGGACAAAGAGGGAAGCAGGTTGAGGCCGAGGAAACCACTTGGTGATCAAGGGACGTACAACGAAAAGATTGGCTATCTTGGAGAGAAATGT ATATTTGACCTTTTTAGCCTGCACAACCTACCCAACTGGTCCGGTGAGACAAACTGGACCAGCAGTCTACGCAGCCTTCAAAAAGTGTTTGAAGATTTCCCAATCCACCAAGAGAAGCACCACGCTGATTTTACCTATCACGACACAATGGGGGCAATGCGTGAAGCGCTCCGTCAAGAGGGGGTACGAGTCTCTCCCAGCTGGTCAAACAACACAAAGTATCACATAGAGGTCAAGACCACAGAGGGGAGATGTTGGGCACCGATGAAAGTGAGCGTCAATCAGACAAGGCTG ATGGAAAACTACGAGGGTGATGCGAACAATGTCTACATACTGGTCAGGGTGTTTGATGTGCGAGGGCGTCAtgtggggttgaggtggtttCCCGAGCCTCGGCGGAGGGAGAATTTGAAGTTTGAAGGGCCGAAAGAGGGCTATTATGAGGTTACGACGAAGAATATTTACGTGTAA
- a CDS encoding hypothetical protein (COG:G; COG:O; EggNog:ENOG503NZH6) has product MPTVSFLQLTFQLIVMALASAYAHDARADTDLLSTRQQGSFVRYSGCFGTINWQSSPTSFNLTVAFSRRLDNGIIPCSAACSTSRHFILWDQQCFCAPSITINTTTGYIPQLSEWEATEGDCWRLCRDEPGVTCGGSARAAFYEHTDPPTVQNPGIEPVQGFHWWGCFADFTPDRVLRRFAGASNDMTPTKCAGMCGAEARWVGVEYGRECFCGATIDNSYKTFGRRCGRVCEGDGRWFCGGGGHLTVYERDGARGDGDPVGGYDYLGCYRDRVNGTRTLANGPNSAADMTLEKCAEGAESGNWKYFGVEFGRECWTGNSLSSETITDRCNQPCAGNGGQACGASDKLNLYIQRNRPSRVCSAASNPDVDALACGIRGFPVPAGSRPVTSTETTAARCAAACASATGCSSSVWDKLSGVCRLYDTGVWASIGDSVSTAGSDFKHVIAHDAGCWVCQDTS; this is encoded by the exons ATGCCTACCGTCTCTTTTTTGCAGCTCACCTTCCAATTGATAGTCATGGCATTGGCTTCAGCCTATGCCCATGATGCTCGAGCAGACACCGATTTGCTCAGCACTCGTCAGCAGGGGAGCTTTGTCCGGTACTCTGGCTG CTTTGGAACCATAAACTGGcaatcctcccccacctcgtTCAACCTCACCGTCGCCTTTTCCAGGCGTCTCGACAATGGGATCATCCCCTGCTCGGCAGCCTGCTCAACATCGCGGCATTTTATTCTGTGGGATCAGCAATGTTT CTGCGCCCCCTCGATaacaatcaacaccaccacgggGTACATCCCCCAGCTATCCGAATGGGAAGCCACCGAAGGCGACTGCTGGCGCCTCTGCCGCGACGAACCAGGCGTGACATGCGGCGGCTCGGCCCGCGCCGCGTTCTACGAGCACACTGACCCCCCCACTGTTCAAAACCCTGGCATCGAACCCGTCCAGGGTTTCCACTGGTGGGGGTGTTTCGCCGATTTCACACCTGATCGTGTTCTTAGACGGTTTGCTGGTGCGAGTAACGATATGACGCCTACGAAATGTGCGGGGATGTGCGGGGCTGAGgcgaggtgggtgggtgtggaGTATGGGAGGGAGTGCTTTTGTGGTGCGACGATTGACAATAGCTACAAGAcgtttgggaggaggtgcgggaGGGTTTGCGAGGGGGACGGGAGGTGGTtttgtggtgggggggggcaTTTGACGGTTTATGAGAGAGATGGGGCtaggggggatggggatccGGTTGGGGGGTATGATTATCTTGGGTG CTATCGTGATCGGGTTAATGGGACGAGGACTTTGGCCAATGGACCGAATAGCGCTGCGGATATGACGCTGGAGAAATGTGCTGAGGGGGCTGAGAGTGGGAATTGGAAGTATTTTGGGGTCGAGTTTG GACGGGAATGTTGGACTGGTAACTCCCTGTCGTCCGAGACCATCACCGACCGTTGCAACCAACCCTGTGCTGGGAATGGAGGACAAGCTTGTGGTGCCTCAGACAAGCTCAACCTCTACATTCAACGAAACCGCCCGTCCAGAGTTTGCTCGGCAGCTTCGAATCCGGATGTCGATGCCCTAGCATGTGGAATCCGGGGGTTCCCGGTGCCAGCTGGAAGCAGGCCAGTCACCTCGACAGAAACTACAGCTGCGAGATGTGCTGCAGCTTGTGCTAGCGCTACGGGTTGCTCCAGCTCAGTCTGGGACAAGCTTTCTGGAGTGTGCCGACTTTATGACACGGGCGTGTGGGCTAGTATTGGAGACAGTGTTTCTACGGCAGGTTCTGACTTCAAGCATGTCATCGCCCATGATGCCGGATGCTGGGTCTGTCAAGATACATCTTAG